One Sphingomonas sp. genomic region harbors:
- a CDS encoding efflux RND transporter periplasmic adaptor subunit, which produces MNAPTSYGRSGLIVFASALLLASCSAGDGAGKQQAGGRRGHSGPPQVGYVVVQPGSVPMTTELAGRVTAYQSSEVRPQVAGIVQRRFFTEGTIVRQGQTLYQIDPSLYQASTAQAQANLQNAQANLEAARIKADRYKPLAAMQAVSQQDYTDAVAASRQAAAQVAQQRAALQTAQINLRFTKVPAPITGRIGRSLVTEGALVTTNQTDPLATIQRLDPIYVDIQQSSADMLALRKALAKGGITPASAAVRLKLEDGSDYAMAGTVEFSEVVVNESTGTVTLRARFANPQSILLPGMFVRATFAQAIDTQAYLVPQAGVSRDPKGNATVYVVGPGNKAVARTVVADRTIGQNWVITQGLAPGDKVIVQGTANLKPDIDIKPVPANTPQKIQPPKKGQGQGGDPSKGGSQAKAG; this is translated from the coding sequence TTGAACGCTCCGACCAGCTATGGCCGTTCGGGCCTGATCGTGTTTGCATCGGCCCTGCTTCTCGCGTCGTGCAGCGCCGGCGACGGCGCCGGCAAGCAGCAGGCGGGCGGTCGCCGCGGCCACTCCGGCCCGCCGCAGGTCGGCTATGTCGTGGTGCAGCCGGGCAGCGTGCCGATGACGACCGAACTTGCCGGCCGCGTCACCGCCTATCAGTCCTCCGAGGTCCGCCCGCAGGTCGCCGGCATCGTCCAGCGCCGCTTCTTCACGGAGGGCACGATCGTCCGTCAGGGCCAGACGCTCTACCAGATCGATCCCAGCCTCTATCAGGCGAGCACTGCGCAGGCGCAGGCCAACCTGCAGAACGCGCAGGCCAATCTCGAAGCCGCACGGATCAAGGCCGATCGATACAAGCCACTCGCCGCGATGCAGGCGGTGAGCCAGCAGGATTATACCGACGCGGTCGCCGCGTCGCGCCAGGCGGCGGCCCAGGTAGCGCAGCAGCGCGCCGCGCTGCAAACCGCCCAGATCAACCTGCGCTTCACCAAGGTGCCCGCCCCGATCACTGGCCGGATCGGCCGCAGCCTCGTCACCGAAGGCGCGCTGGTCACAACCAATCAGACCGATCCGCTTGCCACGATCCAGCGGCTCGACCCAATCTATGTCGACATCCAGCAGTCGAGCGCCGACATGCTCGCGCTGCGCAAGGCGCTTGCCAAGGGCGGCATCACCCCGGCCAGTGCCGCGGTTCGGCTGAAGCTCGAAGACGGCAGCGATTACGCGATGGCCGGCACGGTCGAGTTCTCCGAAGTGGTGGTGAACGAAAGCACCGGCACCGTCACGCTGCGCGCCCGCTTCGCCAACCCGCAGAGCATTCTGCTGCCGGGCATGTTCGTTCGCGCGACGTTTGCGCAGGCGATCGACACGCAAGCATATCTCGTACCCCAGGCCGGCGTTTCGCGTGATCCCAAGGGGAATGCGACCGTCTATGTGGTCGGGCCGGGCAACAAGGCGGTGGCACGCACCGTCGTCGCCGATCGCACGATCGGGCAGAATTGGGTTATTACGCAAGGACTTGCGCCGGGCGACAAGGTGATCGTGCAGGGCACGGCAAACCTCAAGCCAGACATCGACATCAAGCCGGTCCCCGCCAACACGCCGCAGAAGATCCAGCCGCCCAAAAAGGGCCAGGGGCAAGGCGGCGACCCATCCAAGGGCGGCAGCCAGGCCAAGGCGGGCTGA